TAGTGACGACCTCTCCTGGCCCCGTCCGCAACGACATGCATGGAAGGGGCCCTTGAAGGGCGGTGAATGCCAACATATCTTTTTCTGGTGCTGTGTTCCGCCATGTCGTAGCTAGTGTACAATGAAACAAGGTGATTGGTATCAAATGTGTCTGCGAGGGGCCACCTCATCAGGTTGGAACCGTGGTCAGCATACCCCACGCGACATGCAAATAATGAAAAACAAATAGGTGTGCCCGTTGGCTTGGGTATCATGCCCATAGTGGGTCGGTGTTGAAGCCATGTatgttggagatgatgaacCACTGATTTTCAGTGGTTTCGTGACTCGATGTGACTGTTTTGGGGAAAATATGGGTTGGTCGTGTAAGGTGTTGTGCGCGGCGAATACGCAAAGAATGTCCATCAGGATCGACTCGTGATTCGATGGAATGCGCTATTGATCCGGTTGCTTCTTCCAAACGAGTTTCTCACAGCCTTCACCGCAGCACGTCTTCTAGACCATGCCGATACTCATTTCTTTCCCCGGCTTCCGGATGAGGTAATCTTAGTGGTGCTCATTAGATCGCCGATGTACTTTTGAAGGAACTTGTTGTTGTTATCCAACTTGTCGTGCTCTTCACGCACTGCCTCGATACGATTGAATATGGTGATGAGAGACTCTTGCAAGGCTTTGGCGTGTCTAATATTCTAATTAGCTTATGCATTcatttttgatttttttttctttcacTAATGGGGGACACGACATCCCACGAGAAGCTCGAGTGTAGATTTGCTACCCTCCCACATCCAGAATCTCACCTTCGCATTTCTTCTCGGGCTTCTTTACCCAGTCTGTCAATGTCTTCGCTGGTTCGTCGAGGACTCATGGCTCTGACATCGTCGGGGCCGAATTGAGGGTCGACGGGACCAACTTCGGAACTGTCGCGTGGAACGACGAGGGGACCACTGCTTTTTCGGCTTGGCATTCGTGGGCGAGTGGGCACAGGCTGGTGAATCACAGGCTGACTGGTGTCGGGTTCATTGTTTTCAGAAGTGGCTGTCGACACCGAAGAGTCGGATCGCTCGATTGGGTGTGTGTGGCCATCGTAGCCATTGGATTGTGAGTCGGGATCGGTTGACATGGCCATCGAGCAGACTATGGCCGTTGCGCAACAAGTTCGTGATCGAGGTCAGTTGTCTCTGTAGGTGCCCGTCGGAGGGATCGtcggaagaagaaaaaatatCTTGCACAGTGGCCCTGGTGTGGGAGCTGGTGCGTGTTGCCCACAACCTGAATCTGCACGTGTGTCGAGAGACGGTGGCAAGTGACGTCGAGCCCGTTGGAATTAGAGGCACTGGCACCAAGAAAGGTTGGGAGAAAAAATCAAGAGAAGAAATCAAGGCCGCCAATGGTAAAGAGAAGAAGTATTACAGAGCCGTTACAGCCATTCAAGGCGTGTGTTGTCGAACACGGCCACTGCGCCTTGGGAGTTGAAGGTGGAAGGCGGCGGGCGGGCAGAAGGCtgtgtggtggtggttgaaaaagaaggagggtCGAAAAGTTGCGACTCGGAGCAATGGCagagaggagggaggagggtGGATAAATGGACAATTGGGCACAGGTGCACCGTTGACCTGCCAGGCACTTGGAACAGTTGAGCTCCGGGTGGTTGCCGGCCGGCTCTAGGCGACCACAGCCAGCATTTGACCCCATAAGTCGAGGCACTGGGGCTGGCTGGTCAGTGCCGGATTgatgtccatgtctggcctggtaccaccagcaccaggaCGTCAAGCATCGAAGCGGGCCCGCGGCAGCTCCATACAGTGGATGGCAGACAGTGGACGGTGGCGCTGGGGCGACCCGTTGGCCTGACGGTACAAGTCAGGGGGTGGGCCGGATCCTCGAGGCGAgcgttacggagtacgagaTGTCCGGTGCAAAGACACCAAGATTGATGAGTCGACACTCGTTGACTTCTTCTCTCTCCGGGACATGCATGCAGGGCTCGACAAGTCAAGACTGAATACTACTACAATAccccgtacggagcacggagcacGGGGTACACGCTCGACCACGCAGAGTCAGCGGGTGTATGTCCAGTCAACTGATCAATTCATTGATGCCCTCTTTGCCAGGCGCCAACGACAGATGTTCCgctgacaacattgaacagccATTATAGGTGGGGGCCACACGTGCACTTTTGTCACTTCAACTTGGTACGACATTCAAGCAGCATCGAACTACAATACCGTTGAATGCTGCTTCTCTGTACCGATTATGTTCAATCGTCTCCCGGGCGTGGCACCTCATTGCCCAAGCCGTCTGCTACGTATGTACTATATCCATCCTCCCGATGCTCCTCTTGCGGCCGCTGCCAAAAGCCTCACGAAAACGGCCTATGGAGGCGCACCACCAGCCCGGAggtacaatgtacatgtaccaCAAACAGGCCAGGTGCCAGGCAATCAGAGCGCTTCAATGCTCACTGAACTCGCACTGCAATCCAACCAACACTGACATGGACGTTGGTCGCGACAACAAATGACTTGCGTTCCTTTTGTTGTCTTTAATGTTGTCTGCACGCAAATGACAAATACTTATGTACACACCTGGCATGCCAAACGACCGCAGGCGCACACTGTTTTTTGGTCCTCCCTCTTTGTCTCCCCCTCTCTTTCTCCCGGGCCCAAGTCGCAACCCGTGCCTATTTACGTATGtttcttcaatgttgtcgccAGCACAccctcgtccttgtcctgcATCGTAGTTGTGCCTGGCAAGAGTCAGTCAACGCTGTCTACTGTACGGCAAGAGTCATGTACCAGGACCTTCCGATTGGATCgttttctttcctttggtTCCAAAGTTACATTACACTGGTACCAGACTTAAGTATAGATTGTCTGGGCGCCAACGAGCCTCCGTAGGCACTATTGATCGCTTGTCACTTTTGTATTCCAGTGGGCATGTTTGTCAGAGCACAGAGCACATATGGGTTTGACACGGGCGCCGATGCCTGCAGattattagtactagtactcccTACAATCACGGCAAACTTGGTCTGGAGTTCGGGGACTGCACAGCCTTCATCATATTATACCTTCACATACCTTTTGGTTGCGTCATTGTGTTCTTGTATTGGGGGTCAGGGCAACAGCAGGGCTCGGCCGCAGCTAATTACTGCACACGTTGCACTTCTTTCACCGTTTTGCCAAGTAATCCTACTAGGATAGCTTCTTGCCATCTTAGGGATAGTATTCCGAAGCAATGTTGGCAAGATTATCGAGCAGGATGTGTTGAAGTGTCACGGTGAGTCCTTGGCAGGTGATTTGAAGTTTGAAGGCCATGTCACACGCCATCTGGCCTGTCCGAGAACTAGCAATCAATTCCAACCATCCACAACAAAAAAGGAGCATGGAAGCCTGACCGTCGTTCCAAAGTGGGTTATCATTTAgttactactagtattccGTACTAAGGAGACAATGATGAAGCGGGAAGTGGAGGCGACCAAGACAACAGATGCCCGAAATGTGTGTGTGGATGGCGTACGATTACTCCGTAGAATTGGGATACTAGTCCTCATGGGCGAATGAAGTGCTCAAGGGGGCCAAATTCGGGCTGGCTGTGGGAAATAGCGCGTCTACAACAGTCGAGTGATATCCCGAGAGCAGGGAAACTTGTAGGGCAACTAACTTGTACGGTGCAAAAGCAGAGGGGACCATTTGGCGTTGCAACGGATGACGATAGGCTCTAGTCGCTTGTGGATGGTGGATCGGCGCCTGGCGGCGCGCAGAGTGTTGTCATGGTGAGGATGAGGCGGATAAAAAATGACCGGTGATTACTGCTCAAGGCATCGACTTGGCCGTCCATCAACAAAGCCCGCAGAGAAAGCCGAAATGCCCGACGCTCAGCTCTTGCTCAACCCTTGCTTAGGTGGAGGAAACGTGTTGTATCTTTTCATCGTCATGCTACCTACATAGCCGTCAACGTGTCGTAGTTTGTTGATTTATCAATTGATCGCTGGCTACATCGTCCCCGGTGCTAAGATGACTGGGTAAATGTCACCACAGACACATGGAAATATGCCCGTGTCTGCTGGTTTAGCGTTAGCCTACCTCCTGAGCGGAGCAGAAGATCTCAACTGGGTACCGGATGTTTCCATTTGAACACTGAAGTGGGCGTTTCAAGACCATGCTTCCCCGATCCAGTTGACGATTTGGCTCCTTCCGTTTTCGTTTCCGTGAGACAAGAATTTCTCGGAGCCCTGAGCCCCAGATGTCCTTGGAACGCCGGAATTTATTTTCAAGGCTGTGCAGACAGCAAAATGACAGATGGCATGTTTATTGCCCAGAGCACGGTTGACTGGCCCCTTAGACATTATGGCACTGTTGCTATAAAAACAGGCCAGGACTGCGTCGTCGCAACGCTCATGGTCCAACAGGCTGTTTGTGCCGGAAGAGGTAGTTGGGCATTCCAAGTCCCACCGCCAAGGTCCAAAGGATAAGATCCCTCAGTAAAAAGCCACCCATGGCGAATGCCTCGGTTTGCATTATTAGCAGCGTGACAGGCAGagatgtactccgtatcataggccaagaagatggtgCCGGTGACATCGAAGGACCCAATGGCTGATCAAGGGCATAGCTTGCCTGCGTCTGTCTGCCTTCCCGGCCAAGAAAAGGCTACGACGATTCGCTGGCTGGCAAGCTAGATGGCCAAGAGCATTGGTATTTGGACGAAAACACGACGAACAAAGGGATCAGCGGGTTGTGACGCCATAGGCGCCACAGGCTGGATCCTCCCCCTGCGACTCCGTAGACAAGGGTCGCACACCGGTGCTCGAAAATGACCCTTGTACGACGTCCTGGACGCCACACGATGCATGCCTTGCACGGTGCATCcgcaacatggccaacctGCAGCTTGCAGCGGCGGGCATCCAGTCAGCCAGTCCGCGGGAGGCCCAAAGCCAATGGGTCTTTGAGGGGGACAGCACGGCTGCAGCGATTAAGGGGGGgagaaaacaaagaaaggcaAGGGTGATTTGAGGAATACTGAGAGCAGAGAGGCAAGAGGCTCACCACGTATCACCACGCTGCAGCTTCAGAATGCCTGTCGGCTTGCCACGAGTCCCCCCTGTCGGCCGTGGTGCAGTTTGCAGGTACCTGGGTTCCGGTCCCGTGACCGGAATTTGCTGACCTGGGCAACTGGTAACGGGGCGGTCAAGCCACGGCGACATGGCAAATGGACCATGGGAACGTGTGCCCACAACCTGCATCATGAGGCAAAGCAGTGTTGTAGTGTTGTTGTTCGGTTCAGGGTCAGATGGAAGAATATTGAATCAACTGTACATACAATCCTAGGCAGAAACCCAGCGAGGGCGTCGTTGGCGGTAAAAGACTGTCAGCTTGGGCGGGAAGGTACGACCCTGGTGAGTACTTCAGAAAGTGAGGCAACACCTCTCGAACTGGCACGCCAATCACGCGTCAACGCGGACTTTGGGTAGAAACAACATCACACACATGACCGTTCGTCATTGGAACTGGTTCATCGTCAGCACCCTCGATTTTTTCCAGATCGTCTGCACTCCATTCCCACCATGGTAACGGCACCGTGGATCGTGCGGGTGCTGTCAGCCGCGGGCAAACTAGGCGAACCAACTGTCTGTTCTTTCAAGCCGCCCACCCCGTCAAAGTTGAAGGGGCCAGTCTGGGGATTTCTTAGCTGCATTGCCACGCCGCCCTTTGCCGTTCTCGAGATGCAATTCAGATTcacgctactccgtactccgtacttggacGGCCGCACACAGGGTCTGTCTGCATTCAATGGGCTGAGAGGGAATGGTCCTGGCCGCAAGAAGCCGTGCTAAATCTCAACACCCAATTTGTCACAACCCTCAACTGACCCCTGTGTTGCTTGTTGCTAAAATTTCGCTGTTCGACATTAGATCTGTCATAACACTGAAAAGAGCATTGCCAATATCTGTAACTCAATATAGCAATCTTCTAGATGTGGACATCCCTCAAGGGGCTCTTTCTACTACTATGTACTAATTCAACAACATATTTGTATCCGCACCCTTCCCTCTTCCTACCCGCCGCACGGCGATGCTCCATCCTCGTGGACAAAGCGGGGACATGGAAATTAGCATCAACAAGTAAATCGCTATCATACAAAACGGCGGCCCCCGctcatcctcaccacctccTTTTGGCTTGTTTGGGCCAGTGAGAAACCAAAACCTCGTTGAAAGGAGGGATTGGTAGTAATTCTCCTCACCTCGTCTGGCACCCCGGGTGGATTCGCCTGATGTCATGGATCGGCACTGCTCCGTGTACCGGGGTATTTGAAAACAGTACTACGCAACGCTCGCTGGCCTTACCAGCTTGCCAGCCTCAGACTTCCCAGATCTCCAAGGCAGGATACGGAGTGTTTGCCACCTGTGGCCTCATATCGCATCAAGTGGTTCAACAGCCTCGCAATTTTTCTGACAGCACAGCCGTGGCGTCGCTGGGGATTTTTGTGAATCGATTTTCGTGGCCAAACCCGCAGGTGCCGACTCTAACAATCTTGGCCATCTAGGAGGAGGGGAATGCTCCCGTGGCAGGAATCAGGCAGATGTTTTCAGACTGATTGGTTCCTGCAGTTGTTGTACAAGTTAATACTTGGCTATCGTCATGGGGCATGCCATTTCCCGCGACCGACGTCACAAAGTTGTCCGGGATGAAATAGGACCAAAACTGTGACGTACTTGGACTCAGCTATTTGCCCCAACAGAAACAACATTGTggttttcaatgttgctgctgagTCAAGTTGATTAATGAATTACATACGGAGTCGCTCAGACACATCTTGCTATCCATGACAGCACATTGTATTTGTTCGGAGCTAGTCAACTGGGTGGAAATGGCGGGTGTAGCAGGCGAGGTCATTAGCTGTCTCACAACTACGTTGAGACAGCCATCATAGCGTCAACAAAGCGTCAATTTTTAAACCCTCAGGCACCTCGCACAGTACGAGAGGTAAGCATGACGTTGCCATGCTACATCGCTTGCGGTATGGTTCACACATCGACAATTGGCGATGCAACCTGACCTGCCTGTCTGCTTCTTCGCACTTTGTTTCTATCGTTGACTGAAACAGCCTTGATCGCAGATCACCAGCTACGAAGTGCCGGTTACCCAGCGCGTGCCAAGAATGCACGGCTGTCTCTCAACTGCACAAAGTTGTCGGCATCGCAATAGCGCCGGAATTCGTCCCTATCAAGCCAGTGGCATTCGTACCGAACATGCTGTTCGTCAACTACAACTTGAAGTCTTCTATCCCCTCCCCGCGTGCATACATGCCCCCAAGTTCTTGACCCCACGGCCCTGATACCCGCCAGGTGTTTTATATCGTTCATTTTATGTCTCCATGACCGAATCTAGCACCGATCATCGGGCTCAGCCATCAAATGAAACACTCACGTCTTCAGTCTTTTGTTCATCACACAGATGTCGAGTAGCGGTCAATTAACTGCTGCCTGCTGAATATTGCGTAATTCAACTGCTACTGTATGCAACACCGAGACAACTTTGACGTTATCGGGCGTCGTGTCTCCGGTGCTTTCATGTCTCTCTGGCACGCCGGCCAGCCCGGATGTTGCTCTTATGTCAAATCTGCCTTTGCTATACATCCGGCCCGCCAATATTTCTGCGGGTGTCAATTTTCGGAAAGTTTCTAGGTTTACTGTTTATATCCTGGTCTAGCGGCAAGACCGGTCATTGTTATCGACCATGAGTTCCCGAAGGAAGAGGTTGGGATGAAGAGATTGGCCCGGCCGCAGGTAATCGTAATACGCTTCTCATTATTCCTTTATTGCCCCCTACACAGTGAAGTACTTGTGTATAGAAGGGTAGTTTATCGGCTTGCTGGCTCAAACCTAGACTACTACAGGCACACGATTTGCTGGAAATGTTACAGAGTTACTCATGGCATATCTACAGCTAGTTTGGATCCAGACCATCAAGTCCTGGCCAGGCCAGCTGACTTGATACATCGATTTCCGCAGGTTTCTTTGGCTAAGCTAATACATTATTCCGTCTCCTATCTCTCATTTACCCGCTCGACAATGAACTCCTTCCGCGCTGGTAGACACATAGATTAGATCATACATGCTCACATTTCCACCATGACCATGCTATAGTTCAATTAGTCGAGAATATTGTGATTCCATTCAAGTGTTCACATTACACATGTGCAAAGGGCTCATTGCGAAATTCGAATCGCTCCTGGAAGCGGAACGTGCCCTTTATTTCTAGCCACGCCATCCGTCACCGGCGCCGAGTATCCAATTCATTTTCATGAGTTTCAGCCCATGCCTCGTGATGAAAATTGCCGTGTCGAAGGACCACTGCACAAATCCCTCTCCGCCGACATCTTCTTTGGACAGCGATAGGTCGTGTAGTTCTcggaaaagaaggaagtGGAAGGAAGAGATATCTACAAGGGCAAGAACTACATCACCATTATCTCGTGCTCTCTAAAGGCGGAATCCAACCCAACTCCCCCCTTGAGCAACTTTGTGCAATCACTTTTCAGAATATGAAGGCGTGAAAACCACCTCAACTATGGTGTGCGTACTCGTCTTCTGGTCGAGCGGCGAGATGGGATATTCCGTCAGCGCGGGCTTCGTCTTGCCCACAGTGCTATTCACATCCCTCAACGGTTGCAAACCCGGTAGAACCCAGTGCCTCCAAAGGCAAAATTGGGCTCGTCTGGCGTGGCAGCGTCCGGGTCAACTAACACCAACCTGTATGATGTGTCAATCGATGCATCGGGCTGCAAGTTTGGCACGATTGCCAATGAGCACCTTGCTCTCCGACACAGGGTCACCAATTATAAATTACAATAACCCAAGAGCAGCGAGAAATACGATACCTCAGGATCAAACTGAACCGACGGCACAGTCTTTAATTTCTGTCACACGAAAGAGATTTCCTAGTTCGGCTGCCTTCCCGTCAAACGGGATAGACAGTTGGGTCGAGGGCTAGAAGTCCGAGGCATCAGGGTCGGTGCGCTACCCGGGACAAGGCCAGCGCGGACGAGAGAGTCAGAGAGTGCCTGCACATGGGAACCGAGACTCATCCTGTCTGCTACTTCAGTGGGGATATTTAtaacaagaaaaaaataaataaaaataggTGTGTTAAAGGGAGGTAAATAAATCGGAGAGCGATGGACTTACTTCCACGCCGGGGTTATGCTCGTCTGCGTCGGGTACAGTGCCGTCGCGACGCTGAGGGCGCGGTAGGTCGCTTTCTGCGCTGGTGGAAAGTCACGCTGTCAAATGCCGGATTCACCATTTCCAGCCCAGACATGATTGCCCTTGGCATGGGGGAGATCCAGGGACCAGAACCCCAGACGGACGATCCCACGTGTTGCCAAGCTCATTTTCTACAGACTGGCTGGATTCTATGCGCTTGGCGTTTTGGCAGTGGCCATCCTTTGCAGTTTCAGGAACAAGAGGCTCATGGGGGTCATTGAAGATAACGCCGCCGGGTCGGCTGCCAGTCTGTGGGTGATTGGGATTGAGAACTTGGGCATCACGGGGCTACCCGGCTTGATCAATGCCACTATTCTCCTCTCGGGCATGTCTTGCGGAAAGGGTCATCTTTACTCGTCGTCCAGAACGCTTTATGGCCTGGCAAGAGGTATACCGTCTCGCTTCTCTGTTCACAAGCTGACTTTACTTACACCCGAGCAGAGACAAGCTGACACTATCCAGACGGCCAAGCACCCAGATCCCTCGTCAAGTGCACCGAATCTGGCGTCCCCGTCTATTTCGTTGCCCTCGTGAGCCTCATCACCTGCATAACGTTTCTTGTGACTGCTATCTTGTATTTTGGATGCAAGGTTTGGAGGGTGACCGAGACGGTTGATTCGCAGACGGCGGATTTGGTGAGTGGCAAGGCCGAGGTTGATGAAGAGTGCAAGATCTAGGATGAGGATGGGATCGAGGAGAATGACAAGGCGAGGCTAATAGAGATGCCCCTTTAGAAGAGATGTTAGGAGAGAGTGTGGTAGTTGATTACACTTGGTTAACTAGATTAATAAGAGAGTGACAGATAGTATTTCTGTATTAGGTCTACAAGTTAGATCCTAAACCGTCTTTATATTCGTCGCGTGTGATGAGGATGGGATCGAGGAGAATAACAAGGCGAGGCTAATGGAGATGCCCCTTTGGAAGAGATGTTAGGAGAGAGTATGGTAGTTGATTACACTCGGTTAACTAGATCAATAAGAGAGTGACGGATAGTATTTCTGTATTGGGTCTACAAGTTAGATCCTATGCCGTCTTTATATTCGTCGCGTGTCATTTTAAACGTCGTCAATCTCAATCTTCACCAGGATTGTACACTTAGTCTCCCCGCCCTTCATATCCATCATGCGAATGAAACTCCATCCAGGCACGGCATACAGTAGCCGAATAGCGGCCACAGCAATCATGGGGTTTCTAGCCCACGCATCGTCACTCTTGATGAGCATCCGCAGGAAGACCAACTCATTATCTTCATAGACCCATTCCAGTGTCTCATCCCAAATTGGCTCTGTAACCGGAGGGTTGTCACCCCTATGTAGAATGCTGAATTTGTGATGTTTATACGGCGTCGTCTTGCGCTTATATGTGTCACCTTCAATGTCGCCTGGGCTGTACAAGTTACATGTCAGGTACGGCCTGAGAGAGTCTGCCTCTCGGTCTTCGTGGACGGGGATATCCGTTGCTCCGGCGACATGCAAACGgagtctttttttcttgccaGTGAGGATtctgccgtcgccgccgcttcGAAGGGCTGCTGGCTTCAGGATGTAGCCCTCTGAGCCGCTGAACAACGCGTCGTTGAGCTGATTGCTTGTGCCAAATGTTTGCCAATTGAGAGCGCAGATTTGCGCGCCGATGGCCCAGAACTTGAGGGGCTTGAGGTTTGATGAGGAGATTCGTGTGCCCTTGGGGTAGACGCGCATGAGGTGTTGAGAGTTGTGGGCAgcgatggcgatggattCATCGGGGAGGTGTGAGGACAGACCCGATTCGGAGACGTTGATGAGGTGGTGGTGCGGCCCGTTTACAAGAGTACCTGGGTTGAACCAGGAGTTGTCGACTGGTTTCACAGACTGGGCGTATACACCCAAGTCTGCTAGTTCGGGAATGATGCCGGCGGGAGCAGCttcttttgtcttctccTTGTATGCCTTTCGAGCGGCTTTGGCTTCCTCCCCTTCCTGCTCATTGTCCGACGGCGACTCGCTCTCGGATTCCTCAGCGGCGCCGACATCTCCCTTGAGATCGTACTCGACAATGACAGCAATACAGGCGCCCAAATCAGCCAGACACACATGTTCATCTTCGCCGCTCTGTTCTCGATGTCCCTTCTGTATGACCGGCTGAGCAAGTAGTCGATCCCCAAGAACCTCCTTCATAATCTCCACCAGTCGCTTCTGTCCCTGCTCACCGCAATGGTTCTCGAGCGACAGCAAAATAGGCGCAACAGCATACGAGGGGTCCTTTTGCGCAATGGCCTTTTCCTCGTCAAAGACATCCCGAATAGTCTCACACACCTGCCTGAACAAGATATGCGACACCAGAGTGAAACCGTGAGTGACCTTGGGTTCCTCAGGATTCGCGCTGTTATCCCAGGCGTCTATTTCAACACACCGCGACCCCGTCTTCAAGGCAGTCTCGtatgccgatgccgacgacgtccCGTACAGCTGGTGCGCCATGAGATATGTGTTGTGGCTGGAGCTGATGAAGTATTCTGGCAAGGGGCGGGACCTGTCCAGCAGCGACTCGGGCACGTCGAAGTGAGATTTGCCCAGCAAGCTGCGCAAGGCAGGAGTGGTTTCATTGGAGCCGATGCCTGCATCGTGCTCTGCAATGACTTTCTGCTTGGCAAGGTATTTGCGAAGAGCATTGCTGACGTTGAGCTGCTGCTTTGCGTGGTGAGCTTTCCGCGTGCTGCGACCTCCGCCGCCCACAGAGTCGACGGCAATGCCCTCCCCtccgtcttcgtcgtcggagCCGAAGGGATTGAGCTTGGAAAATTTGGATGAAATGTGATGATCTgccatggtggcggtggtgaaTGTTGGTTGAAAAGGCAGCAGGATGGGGGTGTGTGCCAGaggtcaagttcaatgttgggttGGACGTGCCGGAGATTCGCCCGTGCGACGCCAAGTCCACTGTTGACACTCGCCGACCATGTGAGAGGATGGCTGTGTTGGTTGCGTGCCAAGGCATAGGCATGAGCTGAAGGTTCACATGTTGATCTTCGTTGGTTCTTGTGAGGCGGGGTCATGACGGCATCGCCACACTTTAATTCCGTTTGATACAAAACAGAAATGGAGATGGATGGCATTTCCGTCGGAAGTCTCCCGTGATGAAATATTGCCCATCTGCAATGCAGGGACCCCCGGAGTGCCCCAGTTGTGCAAGCAGGGCCGCCACGTTGGGCAACACCATTGGGCTCAGGCTGGAAATGCGATTGACTTCCAAGAACGGCGCGCGGCGAAGCTGCTCTGGAGCCAGCAACTCTGTGCCCCTGGCGCATGCCTGAGAACCCAGGCATCCACGCCAAATGCCAAGCAAGATTCTCAGGCACAAACCCAGGGCCCCACTCTGGCCGTTGACAAAAAGGCTGGAAAATTATTCTCCATTttgctctttttcttcttttccttcatTCAAAAATGAACAACGCAAAAAACACGTTCAAGTTTCTCGCAACATGCTGGTCCGAGGTGTGCTTTTACAGCCTGCGCCCAAGACTGCCGGTGACTGAGGAACAGAAACGGAGATGAAATCGAACAATCTTGGGTGCGGTGCTCTCCTGGCAGTAGCCAAATGGGGAGGATCGCAATGATTGAACGTACATGCCCATGTCGACACTAGGGTTCTGAATGCTTCGCTCAATTGCCGAGACCGACGGGTGCCTTTATGTGCCAATGTCCTAAAAGACGAGAGGAATATTCTAGTCACCAAAAACCCCTGCTGTGTATTGAGAATGGGTTGGGGAGTTGGCAATTGACGCCATGAGCGACCGGAGGTCTTGCCCGGAAGACCTCTACGTATTGTGGTGACTGTACTTTTCTTGCCCACTGATCGACTTATGCTCATCGTCGCGTagattaattaattaaatgTTTCCTCTCATCGGTTGCCTGAACCTGCCCACCTACGATTCCTTGCCTGACGCAACCAACGCTCTACGAGGCCGGTAGTCACATGACCAATCGCCAGACTTCACATCTAGGCACATGGTGTTACGAATTGAACCTTTTCAGTTGGAACCAAACTGTATTTTCGTTGGAGTATTATATCGAACAGTATACATGATTGAGCGCCAGTGTCCATATATATTCCCTGCTGTTCAAGGtgttgtggctggctgctggtgtGCGCAACGATGATCAAACGACAGGTTTCCGTCCTGCATTGTTTGTCGGCATTAAAACGAACGCTCGTGCTTGAATATCTCTCTTCAGCACGGCGGGAGAAACGAAAGAAGCAACATAAACTC
The DNA window shown above is from Metarhizium brunneum chromosome 1, complete sequence and carries:
- the AGP2_0 gene encoding General amino acid permease AGP2, translated to MGVIEDNAAGSAASLWVIGIENLGITGLPGLINATILLSGMSCGKGHLYSSSRTLYGLARDGQAPRSLVKCTESGVPVYFVALVSLITCITFLVTAILYFGCKVWRVTETVDSQTADLVSGKAEVDEECKI
- the plc1_0 gene encoding 1-phosphatidylinositol 4,5-bisphosphate phosphodiesterase 1; its protein translation is MADHHISSKFSKLNPFGSDDEDGGEGIAVDSVGGGGRSTRKAHHAKQQLNVSNALRKYLAKQKVIAEHDAGIGSNETTPALRSLLGKSHFDVPESLLDRSRPLPEYFISSSHNTYLMAHQLYGTSSASAYETALKTGSRCVEIDAWDNSANPEEPKVTHGFTLVSHILFRQVCETIRDVFDEEKAIAQKDPSYAVAPILLSLENHCGEQGQKRLVEIMKEVLGDRLLAQPVIQKGHREQSGEDEHVCLADLGACIAVIVEYDLKGDVGAAEESESESPSDNEQEGEEAKAARKAYKEKTKEAAPAGIIPELADLGVYAQSVKPVDNSWFNPGTLVNGPHHHLINVSESGLSSHLPDESIAIAAHNSQHLMRVYPKGTRISSSNLKPLKFWAIGAQICALNWQTFGTSNQLNDALFSGSEGYILKPAALRSGGDGRILTGKKKRLRLHVAGATDIPVHEDREADSLRPYLTCNLYSPGDIEGDTYKRKTTPYKHHKFSILHRGDNPPVTEPIWDETLEWVYEDNELVFLRMLIKSDDAWARNPMIAVAAIRLLYAVPGWSFIRMMDMKGGETKCTILVKIEIDDV